The Penicillium digitatum chromosome 6, complete sequence genome has a window encoding:
- a CDS encoding Pectin methylesterase, putative, with product MLPSILPLLGLLLHTLGANTIAIKPSSRQICQSTGTQCPPGTIIVSPTSKRASHTTIQSAINSLPDDATPQTILILEGNYTEQVNVTRSGPITLLGETTFPKDATQNRVRITWAAGNKNNTRGVDNVYSSVFVVAPTLEASFSGSGTNGYPVPADTPFGNKDFRVYNIDFDNTWAEYTNGPAHALSFSRANGGFYYCGFYSYQDTVYIGKLGNAYFYESILAGETDFLYGFGTAWIQSSALQLRGCGGGITAWKGTNTTIPNKYGVYIVDSNVRAANTSIAADIKGACALGRPWNGLHRSIFARSYEDGSILPQGYIEWVGSGPGRFEKGVTLMAEYETYGPGFNETARLEGGFTTLLGWEQFEPYSTPQKVFGDVDWIDWEVVKGN from the exons ATGCTTCCATCCATCCTCCCCCTGCTGGGTCTCCTCCTCCACACCCTGGGAGCCAACACCATCGCCATCAAGCCCAGCTCCCGACAAATCTGCCAGTCCACGGGCACCCAATGTCCACCAGGAACCATCATTGTCAGCCCAACCTCCAAACGCGCCTCTCACACTACCATTCAATCCGCCATAAACTCTCTCCCAGATGATGCAACCCCGCAGACGATTCTCATCCTGGAGGGCAACTACACCGAGCAAGTCAACGTCACTCGCTCAGGCCCAATCACGCTTCTGGGCGAAACCACTTTCCCCAAAGACGCAACCCAAAACCGCGTGCGCATCACCTGGGCTGCCGGAAACAAGAACAACACCCGCGGCGTTGACAACGTGTACTCCAGCGTCTTCGTTGTAGCACCTACACTCGAAGCGAGTTTCTCGGGATCAGGCACGAACGGTTATCCCGTGCCCGCTGACACGCCGTTCGGAAACAAGGACTTCCGCGTGTACAACATTGACTTTGACAACACTTGGGCCGAGTACACCAATGGACCGGCACACGCGCTGAGCTTCAGCCGTGCCAATGGTGGATTCTACTACTGCGGGTTCTATTCCTACCAGGATACT GTCTACATTGGCAAGCTCGGCAACGCCTACTTCTACGAAAGCATCCTAGCCGGCGAAACCGACTTCCTTTACGGCTTCGGCACAGCCTGGATCCAATCCAGCGCTCTGCAACTCCGCGGCTGTGGCGGCGGAATCACCGCCTGGAAAGGCACGAACACTACCATTCCCAACAAGTACGGTGTGTACATTGTTGACTCCAATGTCCGTGCCGCGAACACCTCCATCGCGGCCGATATCAAGGGTGCGTGTGCGCTGGGCCGGCCATGGAACGGCCTGCACCGGTCGATCTTTGCGCGCTCCTACGAGGACGGCAGCATTCTTCCTCAGGGTTACATTGAATGGGTTGGCAGTGGCCCTGGAAGATTTGAGAAGGGTGTTACGCTTATGGCGGAGTATGAGACTTACGGACCTGGCTTCAACGAGACTGCTCGTCTTGAGGGTGGCTTTACTACTCTTCTTGGATGGGAGCAGTTCGAGCCGTACAGCACTCCGCAGAAGGTCTTCGGAGATGTGGATTGGATCGATTGGGAGGTTGTTAAGGGCAATTGA
- a CDS encoding Transcription elongation factor, TFIIS/CRSP70, N-terminal, sub-type has protein sequence MTTRPDLLNPIYALLKALANPSPTSPKDLLSTFTTLPKPLVHEHGLPQLVPFLGRPFTGQDGIETYFKLISTLLSIKNMVFEPEENWVVDASCMAVSLCGSATFVWKETQQAWDETFVYRIKLTVDSGSAEGRLAVCEYQVWADTGAAYLARLGRLGNLSGSQGSGDGLEGI, from the coding sequence ATGACCACACGCCCAGACCTCTTAAATCCAATCTATGCCCTCCTGAAAGCCCTCGCAAACCCATCCCCAACAAGTCCCAAAGATCTCCTCTCAACCTTCACAACACTCCCAAAACCCCTGGTCCACGAACACGGTCTCCCGCAACTAGTCCCCTTTCTAGGCCGTCCATTCACTGGCCAAGATGGAATAGAAACTTACTTTAAGCTTATCTCCACCCTGCTGTCTATCAAGAACATGGTCTTCGAGCCCGAGGAGAACTGGGTGGTTGATGCGAGCTGTATGGCTGTTTCATTATGCGGGTCGGCCACGTTCGTCTGGAAAGAGACGCAACAGGCGTGGGATGAGACGTTCGTTTATCGTATTAAGCTTACTGTTGATAGTGGGTCTGCGGAGGGCAGGTTGGCGGTTTGCGAGTATCAGGTTTGGGCGGACACGGGCGCGGCTTATCTTGCTAGGCTTGGGAGGTTGGGGAATTTATCTGGGTCTCAGGGTAGTGGTGATGGTCTTGAGGGGATTTAG
- a CDS encoding Protein kinase-like domain — translation MHSNTFVLAVRSLVQRMKGARKKEPLLKMDDGVALNIKGSCGPMLSGGTSIKPLPALISLASDEGCKEQLKRFLESDELWGDHDLESEGFSERTGVAYGIDSQFYASSLTRTARTFSLGLFVALDYKINFRPHPPLASSIAAVHARNAERLSDLLRYNGGLYLKIGQAIAMQSAILPPEFQQMFSRMFDDAPQNDWKDIEKVIREDFGKSPEEVFGISFTGDPDKGVMERKARASASVAQVHWARLQDGREVAIKIQKREIVQQLAWDLWAFKVVTFVYSKMFDIPFYSLVPYISERLSLETDFVNEADNSENMAKLVAAEPRLRDRVYIPHVYRELSSKRIMTAEWVEGIRLWDKDAITRPWRGGWRQGSPGCHGTPLDQPETTSAERNLRASRTKPERSYWRGRNKQGGLGLSLKDVMTTMVDLFSAQMFLWGYVHCDPHPGNIFIRRKPSGQAELVLIDHGLYIHMEPGFRHQYARFWKALLTFDNRTLGEIVRGWGVNNPDFFASATLMRPYSGGDMSTQRGLQGLSRSERAERLYEMQQGMRKAIRDMLGDETKWPQELIFIGRNLRIVQGNNQFLGSPVNRVKISGIWASRALIESPDLPLAEKIRNIGRHLVFRFVLFTTDIFFYFTKVRQFLHLGGGMEDDIEAQMQNMAKDLGVELNHSVFEG, via the exons ATGCACAGTAACACCTTTGTCCTCGCCGTTCGCAGCCTGGTGCAGCGCATGAAGGGCGCCCGCAAGAAAGAGCCTTTGCTGAAGATGGACGACGGAGTTGCGCTCAACATCAAGGGAAGCTGTGGACCAATGCTCAGTGGTGGA ACTTCGATCAAGCCTCTTCCTGCTTTGATCTCATTGGCTTCGGACGAAGGCTGCAAGGAGCAACTAAAAAGGTTCTTGGAAAGTGATGAGCTGTGGGGAGACCACGATTTGGAATCTGAGGGATTCAGCGAAA GAACAGGCGTCGCCTACGGCATCGACAGCCAGTTCTACGCCTCATCGCTGACCCGAACAGCTCGGACCTTTTCTCTCGGTCTCTTCGTCGCCCTCGATTACAAAATTAACTTCCGCCCACACCCGCCCCTGGCCAGCTCTATTGCTGCCGTGCACGCCCGCAACGCAGAGCGCTTGTCAGATCTGTTGAGGTATAATGGCGGTCTTTATCTGAAGATAGGCCAGGCGATTGCGATGCAATCTGCCATCCTGCCCCCTGAGTTCCAGCAGATGTTCTCCCGCATGTTTGATGATGCGCCTCAGAATGACTGGAAGGATATCGAGAAGGTCATCCGGGAGGACTTTGGGAAGTCGCCTGAGGAGGTCTTTGGGATCTCGTTTACGGGTGATCCTGACAAGGGCGTGATGGAGCGCAAAGCCCGAGCCAGTGCTAGTGTTGCCCAGGTCCACTGGGCTCGTCTGCAGGATGGCAGGGAGGTCGCCATCAAGATCCAAAAACGGGAGATCGTGCAGCAGTTGGCATGGGATCTCTGGGCCTTCAA AGTCGTAACCTTTGTCTACAGCAAGATGTTCGACATCCCTTTCTACAGCCTCGTTCCCTATATCAGTGAGAGACTCTCGCTCGAAACAGACTTTGTAAATGAAGCTGATAACTCGGAAAACATGGCCAAGCTAGTGGCCGCTGAGCCCCGTCTACGCGACCGCGTGTATATTCCTCATGTATACCGTGAACTGAGTTCGAAGCGTATCATGACCGCCGAATGGGTAGAAGGTATACGGCTCTGGGACAAAGACGCCATCACGCGGCCCTGGCGCGGCGGCTGGCGCCAGGGAAGTCCCGGCTGTCACGGTACGCCGCTTGACCAACCGGAGACGACTTCGGCGGAGCGAAACCTGCGCGCATCGAGGACCAAGCCAGAGCGCAGTTACTGGCGAGGCCGAAACAAGCAGGGCGGACTGGGACTGTCCCTCAAGGACGTGATGACGACTATGGTAGACCTGTTCTCCGCCCAGATGTTCCTGTGGGGCTACGTCCACTGCGATCCTCACCCAGGCAACATCTTCATCCGCCGCAAGCCGTCCGGACAGGCAGAGCTGGTTCTGATCGACCACGGCCTGTACATCCATATGGAGCCGGGATTCCGACACCAATACGCGCGCTTCTGGAAAGCCCTCCTCACCTTTGACAATCGCACGCTGGGCGAGATTGTCAGGGGCTGGGGTGTGAATAATCCAGACTTCTTCGCGTCAGCAACATTGATGCGTCCCTATAGTGGCGGGGACATGTCTACACAGCGCGGTCTTCAGGGACTGAGCAGGTCGGAGCGTGCCGAGCGACTCTACGAGATGCAGCAGGGGATGCGCAAGGCGATCCGGGATATGCTAGGCGATGAAACCAAGTGGCCGCAGGAGCTGATCTTTATCGGTCGCAATCTGCGCATTGTCCAGGGTAACAATCAGTTCCTAGGCTCGCCCGTGAACCGCGTAAAGATTTCTGGTATCTGGGCGTCGCGTGCGCTTATCGAGTCGCCAGATCTGCCGCTGGCCGAAAAGATCCGTAATATTGGTCGCCATTTAGTCTTCCGTTTCGTCTTGTTTACTACGGATATCTTCTTCTATTTCACCAAGGTGCGCCAGTTCTTGCATCTGGGTGGCGGTATGGAGGATGATATCGAGGCTCAGATGCAGAATATGGCTAAGGATTTGGGGGTTGAGCTTAACCACAGTGTCTTTGAGGGATAG
- a CDS encoding ER-Golgi SNARE complex subunit (Sed5), putative — translation MARPSIQDRTSEFSAILGHAQKRLGTSKVGSQRQALLTDAQRRQADASPRGAAHEAKAARSEFARRARDIGRGITGTMAKLQRLAELAKRKTLFDDRPVEISELTYVIKQDLAALNQNIASLQALTHAQHPKSTRSRTDQEGEHNDNVVVMLQGKLADVGASFKEVLEVRTKNIQASRTRTENFVSSVSSKSHSALDAQRSDSPLYNTSGRRTPQPGYQGNSSDLLTLEPSNPSPLGRPSFQSDQQLMVMEEGESSNTYVQARGEAIEAIERTISELGGIFGQLAQMVSEQSEMIQRIDANTEDVVDNVQGAQRELMKYWTRVSGNRWLIAKMFGILMIFFLLWVLIS, via the exons ATGGCTCGCCCGTCGATACAAGACCGGACCAGCGAGTTCAGCGCTATCTTGGGCCATGCTCAGAAGCGCCTGGGGACATCAAAAGTTGGGTCACAGCGACAAGCTCTATTGACTGATGCGCAAAGGCGCCAGGCTGATGCGTCGCCCCGCGGTGCCGCTCATGAGGCGAAGGCGGCAAGATCGGAGTTTGCGCGACGGGCGCGAGATATAGGAAGGGGGATTACTGGAACAATGGCCAAATTGCAGCGATTGGCTGAAT TGGCGAAACGGAAAACACTCTTCGACGACCGACCTGTCGAAATCTCCGAGTTGACATACGTGATTAAGCAAGACCTTGCCGCCCTGAACCAAAATATCGCCTCGCTGCAGGCCCTCACCCATGCGCAACACCCCAAATCCACTCGCTCGAGGACAGACCAGGAAGGAGAACACAATGACAAT GTCGTTGTCATGCTGCAGGGAAAGCTGGCCGATGTAGGTGCTAGTTTCAAAGAGGTACTCGAGGTCCGCACGAAGAACATCCAGGCCTCCCGAACACGAACCGAGAACTTTGTTTCCTCGGTATCTTCCAAATCACACAGTGCCCTCGATGCACAACGCTCAGACTCGCCTTTGTATAACACCTCGGGACGACGGACACCTCAGCCCGGATATCAAGGCAACTCCTCCGATCTTTTAACCCTTGAGCCCTCAAATCCTTCGCCCTTAGGGCGTCCATCATTCCAATCAGACCAACAGTTGATGGTAATGGAAGAAGGGGAATCGAGTAACACGTATGTTCAAGCTCGAGGCGAAGCCATCGAAGCCATCGAGCGAACCATCAGCGAATTAGGGGGCATTTTTGGTCAGCTGGCGCAGATGGTCAGCGAGCAGTCGGAAATGATCCAGCGTATAGATGCCAACACCGAAGATGTGGTCGACAACGTCCAGGGAGCGCAGAGAGAACTAATGAAGTATTGGACGCGCGTGTCTGGTAATCGCTGGCTAATCGCCAAAATGTTTGGTATTCTGATG atcttcttccttctctgGGTCTTGATTTCGTGA
- a CDS encoding Transcription elongation factor S-II translates to MAMDAKEIEAKAKALGKAATSNEPPAVILGLLKDIQTGVRATEDLLRQTRIGIIVNKFKQSKTPEVARLSSEIVSKWRTEVNKQKQGGGSAASRGSSGSPRPAQNATGASTPAAATPSDKASKLSVPPDKRTWKADGAEINHTGNRVRDSCTGLMYDGLCVGSTEPPKVILSRAIAVEISAYKYLGPETKEEYRTKIRSLFQNLKNKSNPKLRVRVVEGEITSDQFVRMSHDELRSVEQREADAKIQKENMDKAMVAQQERSISKSLQCGKCGQRKVTYTEAQTRAADEPMTLFCTCLNCGKSWRQ, encoded by the coding sequence ATGGCTATGGACGCCAAAGAGATCGAAGCTAAGGCCAAGGCCTTGGGCAAGGCCGCGACATCGAACGAGCCTCCAGCTGTGATTTTAGGCCTTCTGAAAGACATCCAAACCGGTGTACGGGCAACCGAAGACCTCCTCCGACAGACGCGCATCGGAATCATCGTCAACAAGTTCAAGCAAAGCAAGACCCCAGAAGTTGCACGGCTCTCCAGCGAGATTGTCTCCAAATGGCGGACCGAAGTGAACAAGCAAAAACAGGGCGGTGGTTCCGCAGCCAGTCGGGGCTCGAGCGGCTCTCCACGACCAGCGCAAAACGCTACAGGAGCGTCCACCCCAGCCGCTGCTACACCCTCGGACAAGGCGTCGAAGCTATCCGTGCCTCCGGACAAGCGAACCTGGAAGGCAGACGGGGCGGAGATCAACCATACCGGGAACCGAGTACGTGACAGTTGCACGGGGCTGATGTATGATGGACTATGTGTTGGGTCGACCGAGCCTCCGAAGGTCATTCTTTCGCGTGCCATCGCAGTGGAGATTTCCGCTTACAAGTACCTGGGACCGGAGACGAAGGAGGAATATCGCACGAAGATCCGCAGTCTGTTCCAGAACTTGAAGAACAAGTCCAACCCGAAACTGCGGGTGCGCGTTGTCGAGGGAGAGATTACCTCTGATCAATTTGTGCGCATGTCGCATGACGAGCTGCGCTCTGTTGAGCAGCGTGAGGCGGACGCCAAGATTCAGAAGGAGAACATGGATAAGGCTATGGTTGCCCAGCAGGAACGCAGTATCAGTAAGAGTTTGCAGTGTGGAAAGTGTGGTCAGCGCAAGGTTACCTACACCGAAGCGCAGACTCGTGCAGCTGATGAACCGATGACTTTGTTCTGTACGTGTCTGAACTGCGGTAAGTCCTGGCGGCAGTGA
- a CDS encoding Metallo-beta-lactamase superfamily protein: MSFVPGERFTSAMNLDIRHDPFSDDSMEFPITLEEVDSLEAIVIIDNELDPLSPPAPETVNVSGNLGAIAMGSKHTLTDRGEACKELRLEDVCCAAHGLSILVTATKGDTKHAILFDAGPEEEAWERNVKRLRPNLFSVEVIHLSHWHRDHSGGLLRAIRMINDAKRVEGSSEDLVADLHPDRPAYRGIALPEHVISLEADPTFEEIEGAGAVVDKRSEPHTVLDDFFLVSGEIPRVTPYETGLKHAVRYDPDENDWFSDEGIVDERSLICNLKGKGLVVFTGCSHAGVVNTTKHAVELTGGSVPIHAVVGGFHLATSDADRIQNTIVDLQRLDPAVLMPGHCSGWRAKFAIETHMPGSLVPCTVGSRITF; the protein is encoded by the exons ATGAG TTTTGTTCCAGGGGAAAG ATTCACTTCTGCAATGAATTTGGATATTCGCCATGATCCTTTCAG TGATGATTCCATGGAATTTCCTATAACTCTAGAAGAGGTGGACTCTCTCGAAGCCATCGTAATCATCGACAATGAGTTGGATCCGCTTTCGCCCCCAGCTCCGGAAACTGTCAATGTCTCGGGGAATCTGGGGGCAATTGCCATGGGCTCGAAGCATACATTGACAGACCGCGGGGAAGCCTGCAAGGAATTGAGGCTAGAAGATGTCTGCTGCGCAGCACATGGCTTGTCGATTTTGGTG ACTGCTACCAAAGGCGACACGAAACATGCCATTCTCTTTGATGCTGGTCCTGAAGAGGAGGCTTGGGAGAGAAATGTGAAGCGGTTACGACCGAATCTTTTCTCGGTGGAGGTGATTCATTTGTCGCATTGGCATCGAGATCACTCCG GTGGTCTTCTGCGAGCAATCCGCATGATAAACGATGCCAAACGAGTCGAGGGCAGCTCTGAGGACCTCGTCGCAGACTTGCACCCCGACCGACCGGCCTACAGAGGCATAGCTCTCCCCGAGCATGTCATTTCTCTCGAGGCTGACCCTACCTTCGAGGAGATAGAAGGTGCAGGTGCGGTGGTCGACAAGCGGAGCGAGCCACACACCGTCCTTGATGACTTCTTTCTTGTCTCCGGGGAGATTCCACGAGTAACGCCGTACGAGACAGGTCTGAAGCATGCAGTGCGATATGACCCTGATGAGAATGACTGGTTCTCTGACGAAGGCATCGTTGATGAGCGCTCTCTCATCTGCAACCTCAAAG GGAAGGGGCTTGTGGTTTTCACTGGATGTAGCCACGCTGGTGTAGTCAACACCACCAAACACGCCGTCGAGCTCACCGGCGGATCGGTGCCAATCCACGCCGTTGTCGGTGGATTTCATCTCGCCACCAGCGACGCGGACCGCATCCAAAACACTATAGTCGATCTCCAACGGCTCGATCCTGCCGTGCTCATGCCGGGTCACTGTTCTGGCTGGCGAGCCAAGTTTGCAATTGAGACACACATGCCCGGGTCATTAGTGCCCTGCACTGTAGGATCCAGAATCACATTCTGA
- a CDS encoding Plasma membrane ATPase — protein MAERRISYAVDVENGERHTREAGEESNLDEYSALNRYISTAQNNRRASTSSAGALSTGSEKKKPWWKFGGAASGVQDGFVTPDDWLQTDLRAGLSSSDIEPRRKKTGWNELVTEKTNIFIVFIGYFRGPILYVMELAVLLAAGLRDWIDLGVICGILMLNALVGWYQEKQAADVVASLKGDIAMRAIVVRNGQEEEILARELVAGDIVIVEEGTVIPADVRLICDYTKPEMFEHYKEYLANATSDDLKEKHGDDDDDVETHQGVSLIACDQSAITGESLAVDKYMADVCYYTTGCKRGKAYGIVTATARHSFVGKTAALVQGAQDTGHFKAVMDNIGTSLLVLVMFWILAAWIGGFFRHLKIATPEKNDNNLLHYTLILLIIGVPVGLPVVTTTTLAVGAAYLAEQKAIVQKLTAIESLAGVDILCSDKTGTLTANQLSIREPYVSEGVDVNWMMAVAAIASSHNIKNLDPIDKVTVLTLRRYPKAREILSRNWITEKYTPFDPVSKRITTVCTCDGVRYICAKGAPKAILNMSECSAEEAKLYREKVTEFARRGFRSLGVAVQKEGEPWQLLGMYPMFDPPREDTAHTIAEAQVLGLSVKMLTGDAISIAKETCKMLALGTKVYNSERLIHGGLAGSAQHDLVEKADGFAEVFPEHKYQVVEMLQQRGHLTAMTGDGVNDAPSLKKADCGIAVEGSTEAAQAAADIVFLAPGLSTIVDAIKLARQIFQRMKAYIQYRIALCLHLEIYLVTSMIIINETVDSSLIVFIALFADLATIAVAYDNAHFEARPVEWQLPKIWVISVVLGFLLAAATWIIRATLFLENGGIIQNFGSPQEILFLEIALTENWLIFVTRGGKTWPSWQLVIAIFIVDVLATLFCVFGWLAPDWKQTSPRDPAGPGFSKNNDVDIVTVVVIWAYSIGVTVIIAVVYYLLTIVPALDNLGRKTRSKADTKIENMIAHLSKLAIEMDHDSEGKVRYTLGARAEEIEDNE, from the exons ATGGCGGAGCGGAGAATTTCCTATGCTGTTGACGTCGAAAATGGTGAGCGTCACACCCGTGAGGCTGGTGAGGAGAGCAATCTCGACGAGTACTCTGCTCTCAACCGCTACATCTCAACTGCCCAGAACAACCGTCGTGCCTCTACATCTAGCGCCGGTGCTCTGAGCACTGGCTctgagaaaaagaagccttggtgGAAGTTCGGAGGTGCTGCCAGCGGTGTTCAGGATGGTTTCGTCACCCCCGATGACTGGCTCCAGACCGATCTCCGTGCCGGTCTGAGCTCCAGCGACATTGAGCCTCGTCGCAAGAAGACCGGCTGGAACGAGCTGGTTACTGAGAAGACTAACATCTTCATTGTGTTTATTGGTTACTTCCGTGGTCCCATTCTCTATG TTATGGAACTTGCTGTCCTCCTCGCTGCCGGTCTGCGTGACTGGATTGATCTTGGTGTTATCTGTGGTATTCTTATGCTTAATGCTCTCGTCGGTTGGTACCAGGAGAAGCAGGCTGCCGATGTCGTTGCTTCTCTCAAGGGTGACATcgctatgcgtgctatcGTTGTCCGTAACGGCCAGGAGGAGGAGATTCTCGCCCGTGAGCTCGTTGCAGGAGATATCGTCATCGTCGAGGAGGGTACCGTTATCCCTGCCGATGTCCGTCTGATCTGTGACTACACCAAGCCCGAGATGTTCGAACACTACAAGGAGTATCTCGCCAACGCCACTTCCGACGATCTTAAGGAGAAGCACggtgatgatgacgacgatgTGGAGACTCACCAGGGTGTTTCTCTCATTGCCTGTGATCAGTCCGCCATCACTGGTGAATCTCTCGCTGTCGACAAGTACATGGCTGATGTCTGTTACTACACCACCGGTTGCAAGCGCGGCAAGGCCTACGGTATTGTCACTGCTACTGCTCGCCACTCGTTCGTCGGTAAGACTGCCGCCCTTGTCCAGGGTGCTCAGGACACCGGTCACTTCAAGGCTGTCATGGACAACATCGGTACCTCCCTGCTTGTTCTCGTCATGTTCTGGATTCTCGCCGCCTGGATTGGTGGTTTCTTCCGTCACTTGAAGATCGCTACCCCCGAGAAGAACGACAACAACCTCCTCCACTACACCCTGATTCTTCTGATTATCGGTGTTCCCGTCGGTCTTCCCGTCGTCACCACCACTACTCTCGCTGTCGGTGCCGCCTACCTCGCCGAGCAGAAGGCCATTGTCCAGAAGCTCACTGCCATTGAGTCCCTTGCCGGTGTCGACATTCTTTGCTCTGACAAGACTGGTACCCTCACCGCCAACCAGCTTTCCATCCGTGAGCCTTACGTTTCTGAGGGTGTTGATGTCAACTGGATGATGGCCGTCGCTGCTATTGCCTCTTCCCACAACATCAAGAACCTGGACCCCATCGATAAGGTTACCGTTCTCACCCTCCGCCGTTACCCCAAGGCCCGTGAGATTCTCTCCCGCAACTGGATTACTGAGAAGTACACTCCTTTCGATCCCGTTTCCAAGCGTATCACCACTGTCTGTACTTGTGATGGTGTCCGTTACATTTGCGCCAAGGGTGCCCCCAAAGCCATCCTCAACATGTCCGAATGCTCCGCTGAGGAGGCCAAGCTCTACCGTGAGAAGGTCACTGAGTTCGCTCGCCGTGGTTTCCGTTCCCTTGGTGTCGCCGTTCAGAAGGAGGGTGAGCCCTGGCAGCTTCTGGGCATGTACCCCATGTTCGATCCCCCCCGTGAGGATACCGCCCACACCATCGCTGAGGCCCAGGTTCTCGGTCTCTCCGTCAAGATGCTTACTGGTGATGCCATCTCTATCGCTAAGGAGACTTGCAAGATGCTTGCTCTCGGTACTAAGGTTTACAACTCTGAGCGTCTGATCCACGGTGGTCTCGCTGGTTCCGCCCAGCACGACCTTGTCGAGAAGGCTGATGGTTTCGCTGAGGTGTTCCCCGAGCACAAGTACCAGGTCGTCGAGATGCTCCAGCAGCGTGGTCACTTGACTGCCATGACTGGTGACGGTGTTAACGATGCTCCCTCTCTCAAGAAGGCCGACTGTGGTATCGCTGTCGAAGGTTCCACTGAGGCTGCCCAGGCTGCCGCCGATATTGTCTTCCTCGCCCCCGGTCTCTCCACCATCGTCGATGCTATCAAGCTTGCCCGACAGATTTTCCAGCGCATGAAGGCTTACATTCAGTACCGTATTGCTCTGTGTCTTCACCTTGAGATCTACCTGGTTACCTCCATGATCATTATCAACGAGACTGTCGACTCTTCCCTGATTGTCTTCATCGCCCTGTTCGCTGATCTTGCCACCATTGCTGTTGCTTACGATAATGCCCACTTCGAGGCCCGCCCTGTCGAGTGGCAGTTGCCTAAGATTTGGGTCATCTCCGTTGTTCTTGGATTCCTTCTCGCTGCCGCCACCTGGATTATCCGTGCCACTCTCTTCCTCGAGAACGGCGGTATCATCCAGAACTTCGGTTCTCCCCAGGAGATTCTCTTCCTCGAGATTGCTCTGACTGAGAACTGGCTCATCTTCGTTACCCGTGGTGGAAAGACCTGGCCCTCGTGGCAGTTGGTGATTGCCATCTTCATTGTCGATGTCCTTGCCACCCTGTTCTGTGTCTTCGGCTGGCTCGCACCCGACTGGAAGCAGACCTCTCCTCGTGATCCCGCCGGCCCTGGCTTCTCTAAGAACAACGATGTCGACATTGTCACCGTCGTTGTCATCTGGGCGTACTCCATCGGTGTGACTGTCATCATTGCCGTTGTGTACTACCTCCTGACCATTGTTCCCGCTCTTGACAACCTTGGCCGCAAGACCCGCTCCAAGGCCGACACCAAGATTGAGAACATGATCGCCCATCTTTCCAAGCTCGCCATCGAGATGGATCACGACTCGGAAGGAAAGGTCCGTTACACCCTCGGTGCCCGCGCCGAGGAGATTGAGGATAACGAGTAA